Genomic window (Acidobacteriota bacterium):
TGGGTATGCCGGTGCGCCGCGAAAGCTCGGTCAAGCCGGCGCCGGGAAAGCGGCGGCTGATCAGGGCCGGTATCTCATCTCTCCAATTCAACCTGGGGCCTCCAACTCAGGCGGCAAGCGCATTGTTCCGCCAATTGTAGCGAAATTCTTCCATTTATTGAAAGTTAACCCTTGACATTTCCGTCCACGGGAATTAGGATCTTCCACGTACAGAAACCCAGCGCCGTCAAGACGGTTTGCCTAAGGGAAGTCTGTCAAAGTCGCAGAGAGGTTGCAGACGCAAGGGATGGACGGCAATGGAGAGCCTTTCCATGAGTCTGCTCCGACTGCTGCGGGCGCTCAGCACCCTGTGGCGGGTTGCCTGCCGACCCGATCATCTCAGGTTGCACCAGCGCTTGCAGGTGCTTCTGCAGGCCGGGGGACGCGCCGAGTACGACGCGTTCCAGGAAATCAGCCGCATTGAAGAGCGGCTCATCTCGGACGAGCTCTGGCGCGGCCGCCATCCGGGCCGCGACCTCAACCGGGAAACCCTGGAACGCTGGATCGCCGACAATCCCCGCTCCTTTCTGCAACACTTTCGCAAACTTCGAGGCCATCCGCCTGGCAGGGTGCGCAGGGCCGTCGGCAATCCCCCAGTGCGGCCCCAGCGAAAGCCCTAGTTCAGCGGCGAGGGGCGGACCCGTCGGCGTGTCAGTCGCCGGCGGGTCCTAAGCCCGTCAACCTCTGTGAAAGGTTGCCGAGCCCTCAAAGCAGTCTAAAGGCGTCAGTCAATTTAATCAATTGCAGGCGCACTTGAAGACTCCTCGGGGGACTCGTCACCTTTCCCGACTCAGCAAGGAAAGGTCATCTTGGTATCCGACAACACCTCCCCGCCCAGTCGCCGGATCGCGCGAAAGTCGTCCGCAAGATCAACACCCACCCTACCTGCACTTCCTTAGAAAGCGGAGCCGACCCATGTCTGATCACCCCGTCAACGACTATGTGTGTGAAAGCATCCGGCTGGTGCGCCTGGAAAAAGGCATCAAGGTTCAGGACATGGCCCGGCGCACCGGAATACCGCTGGGCTCTTACTCCTGCCTGGAAACCGGCCGCTACCGCATGAGTCTCGACCTCCTCTTCCGCATTCTCTGTGTACTGGGTCTGAACATCGAGCAGACTTGGCCTTACCGTGTCGAGGAAGCCAGCCCCGAAATGACCGCGGAGCAGGTGCGGAGGATTGTCCGGCGGGCCGCCCGCGACCGGCCCGCTCTGGTGACCAACGAAGAGATCCTCTCGCTGGTCTGCACCTGCCTGGGAATCACCCGGAAAGACCTGCTGTCGGACTCGCGCCAGAGGCACTTAGCCGAGGGACGGGCGCTGGCGGCGCTGCTCTGCAAAGAGACTCCCCACTTGTCGCTGCTCGAGATGAGCCGTTTGCTGGGGCGCCATCCCTCTTCGCTGAGTCATTCCCTGCGCCGCCTCAGCAGGCGTCTGCAGTGGGACCAGCGGATGAAGCTTCACCTCAAAAACTGCCGTGCCGAACTGGCGGCCCTCACCGAGAAAAAGCGCAAGGGCAACGGGCGGGATCGGGGAGAGGAGCGATGAACGCCGACTCCGTCGATCTGCGAGACACCGATGTGGGCCCCCGTGTGGAGCGCATTCTGGGCCACAGCGGCTGCCGAACGGTCGGCCAAGCCCTGAGCCGAGGAGAGGATTGGCGGATGGGCCGTCCCAGCTACGGCCCCCAATCCGAGCAAGAGCTGCAGGACGCCATAGCCCGGCTCCAGAGCCTGCCCAGATCGGTCTTGCAGCGTCTGGAAACCATGGAGTCTCTGCTGGACAGCTCTCCAGAGGCGGTCTGCCTGCACCTCTTCCGCCGCCGCCTGGGTCGCTGGACAACTCACGAGAAGGTCTTCAACCACCAGGCCCTGCTGGCTCTGCGCCAGGCCGAAGTGGAGAGGATCTTTCCGCAAGCGCAATCAGCGTTAGAGACCTTGCATCGCTTGGGAGACGACGCCCGGCCCGCACGCCGGTTCCTGCCGCGCCACGACCTGTCGCAGGAGCGCCGGCCCTGCGAGGCGCCGTCGGAATCGCTAGGAAGGCTCATCAAGGCTTATCCTCCAGACAGCTTCAAGCACCGCTTCCTGCAACGGCATACGGAGGAGAACTGGCCCTTGGCCGAGCGGGCTCTTTTCGATTTCGCCCGCACCGTGCTGCCCCTGGACCGTTGGTGCCAGGAGCTGGCCGGCCGGTTCCTGCCCAGTTGGGTCTATTTCAGGCTGATCGTCCCCCGCAGTGCCAGTATGAGCCTGCAGCGGCGCTCCCGCAGATGCGGCTGGGATACTTTCGGCGAAGCGCTGGGAGACTCGTGGCGCGATCTCAACGGCAATCACGATCAGGTGGGCGAGAAGGCACTGCAGCAAGCCGTCATCGAGATGAGCGCGGAGGGTCCCGGCTGGCCGCTGTCGCTCAGCCGCGTGGGCCGGGAGGAGAGTTTTCGTGAGGCTTTCTACGCTTCGTTGGAGCGGCTCGACCCTCGGCGTGAGAGGATTCTCCGCTGGCGACTGGGTGTGGATGGGCCGCGGCCGCTCACTTTGCAGCGGACGGCCGCCCTGGACGGCACCAGCGCCGAACGCGTCCGCCAGCTTGAGCTGACCGCTTGGCAGCACCTCTTCGAAGAGGAGCCTTGGCCCCAGCGGGTGCGAGGCATCGTGGAGGAGATTTCAGGGGAGCAGCGGTGGGAGGTCCCGCTGGAGCTGGTGGCACAGGACGCCTGGATGCTGGGATCCGGCAGTCCCCTGTGCGAGTCCTTCCTGACCGCTCTGCTGCGCAAGGTCTTGGGCAAGGCCTGGACCGTCCGTCGCCGAAGCGCCGGAGGCCGGGTCCTCTTGGTTGCGAGTCTCCGCCGGGGGTAAA
Coding sequences:
- a CDS encoding sigma factor-like helix-turn-helix DNA-binding protein; this encodes MNADSVDLRDTDVGPRVERILGHSGCRTVGQALSRGEDWRMGRPSYGPQSEQELQDAIARLQSLPRSVLQRLETMESLLDSSPEAVCLHLFRRRLGRWTTHEKVFNHQALLALRQAEVERIFPQAQSALETLHRLGDDARPARRFLPRHDLSQERRPCEAPSESLGRLIKAYPPDSFKHRFLQRHTEENWPLAERALFDFARTVLPLDRWCQELAGRFLPSWVYFRLIVPRSASMSLQRRSRRCGWDTFGEALGDSWRDLNGNHDQVGEKALQQAVIEMSAEGPGWPLSLSRVGREESFREAFYASLERLDPRRERILRWRLGVDGPRPLTLQRTAALDGTSAERVRQLELTAWQHLFEEEPWPQRVRGIVEEISGEQRWEVPLELVAQDAWMLGSGSPLCESFLTALLRKVLGKAWTVRRRSAGGRVLLVASLRRG
- a CDS encoding helix-turn-helix domain-containing protein; protein product: MSDHPVNDYVCESIRLVRLEKGIKVQDMARRTGIPLGSYSCLETGRYRMSLDLLFRILCVLGLNIEQTWPYRVEEASPEMTAEQVRRIVRRAARDRPALVTNEEILSLVCTCLGITRKDLLSDSRQRHLAEGRALAALLCKETPHLSLLEMSRLLGRHPSSLSHSLRRLSRRLQWDQRMKLHLKNCRAELAALTEKKRKGNGRDRGEER